Proteins encoded by one window of Porphyromonas vaginalis:
- a CDS encoding DUF4230 domain-containing protein yields MKHLRHQSLLLLTALLCLLVSLPNCSKRKTAEELLQEAIVQQYQSVGKLLLTETTLQKAVTLQDPKISFYDISSFKDFATWLSNQTKVGNRVGIYSFDATLVSYTDLTGFSADDVSYDKEQQQLTVYISPIQVELRGRDFTLRTEYEYVAPLRNAITPQDRARVKDRAYQVLQQEITSNDQLIAQIRQRSIEKLRRWLTQLLLSYELPPTVVIVERGSALIQPNTQTTSPQ; encoded by the coding sequence ATGAAGCATCTTCGGCACCAAAGCCTCTTATTACTCACAGCACTCCTCTGCCTGCTCGTGAGCCTGCCCAATTGCTCCAAGCGCAAGACAGCCGAAGAGCTACTACAAGAGGCGATCGTACAGCAGTACCAGAGCGTTGGCAAGCTACTACTTACAGAGACCACCCTCCAGAAGGCGGTCACCTTGCAGGATCCCAAGATATCTTTTTACGATATCAGTAGCTTCAAGGACTTCGCCACATGGCTGAGCAATCAAACGAAGGTAGGCAACCGTGTAGGCATCTACTCCTTTGATGCCACACTGGTGAGCTATACCGACTTGACAGGCTTCTCAGCAGACGACGTCAGCTACGACAAAGAGCAACAGCAGCTCACCGTCTACATATCTCCCATACAGGTGGAGCTACGAGGGCGAGACTTCACGCTACGGACCGAGTATGAGTATGTAGCCCCCCTCCGAAACGCTATCACCCCGCAAGACCGTGCGCGTGTCAAGGATCGAGCCTACCAAGTACTCCAGCAGGAGATCACCTCCAACGATCAGCTCATAGCTCAGATACGACAACGCTCTATCGAGAAGCTACGCCGATGGCTCACACAGCTCCTCCTCTCCTACGAGCTACCGCCTACGGTCGTCATCGTAGAGCGAGGCTCAGCACTCATACAGCCTAACACACAGACCACCTCACCACAGTAG
- a CDS encoding DUF4230 domain-containing protein gives MGKWLKRILYILLAILLLVGIVLLWRSCSKSQSEDYNDVVTHAMTVRSIEEILKLSTGECYQEIPMVDTIDGVVLAYVIQARTYIDFDIDKLPTHLQGDTLYVQLPPEEVTPHEIGYTVIDVHPLRQGFTTKTLTAEQENRAKRRIPQRLINEVYRAGYIRNARQQAREELARFLSIAHPTVIVVDRYPDGVRGAFFADTVYIDHRTL, from the coding sequence ATGGGCAAATGGCTTAAGCGTATACTTTACATACTCCTAGCGATACTGCTTCTAGTCGGTATCGTACTCCTATGGCGTAGCTGCTCCAAGAGTCAGAGCGAGGACTACAACGATGTAGTCACGCACGCTATGACCGTTCGCTCGATCGAGGAGATCCTCAAGCTCTCCACAGGCGAGTGCTACCAAGAGATCCCCATGGTCGATACCATCGATGGTGTGGTACTAGCCTACGTCATACAGGCGCGTACCTACATAGACTTCGATATAGACAAGCTCCCCACGCATTTGCAGGGCGACACGCTCTACGTACAGCTCCCCCCCGAAGAGGTCACCCCGCACGAGATAGGCTACACAGTGATCGATGTACATCCGCTCCGCCAAGGCTTTACCACGAAGACACTCACCGCAGAGCAAGAGAATAGAGCCAAGCGGCGCATCCCGCAGCGACTCATCAACGAAGTATACCGCGCAGGCTACATCCGCAACGCACGGCAGCAGGCCCGCGAAGAGCTAGCACGCTTTCTCTCCATCGCTCACCCTACGGTCATCGTCGTAGACCGCTATCCCGATGGGGTGCGAGGCGCCTTCTTTGCCGATACCGTCTACATAGACCACCGCACACTATAA
- the lpxA gene encoding acyl-ACP--UDP-N-acetylglucosamine O-acyltransferase: MAQTLISPLAQVHPEAQIGAEVTVGPFVTIEANTVIGDRTILDQGCIIRSGARIGSDCHIHPYAVIAGIPQDLKFKGEETTAVIGDHTTIREFATVNRGTASRGTTVVGSNCLIMAYSHVAHDCILKDHIILGNATQLAGEVEIDDYAILSGAVLVHQFVRISQHVMIQGGSKVTKDIPPYCLVGRDPIVYCGINIVGLRRRGFTNDQIFLINDVYRTLYQGGLNNSEALVEIQSRYPQCYERDLIYNFISDSKRGIVRGSMD, encoded by the coding sequence ATGGCTCAAACGCTTATATCTCCTCTTGCTCAGGTGCATCCTGAGGCACAGATAGGAGCTGAGGTGACGGTCGGACCTTTTGTCACCATCGAGGCCAACACGGTCATCGGCGACCGCACAATCCTAGACCAAGGCTGCATAATTCGCAGCGGAGCGCGCATCGGTAGCGACTGTCACATACATCCCTACGCCGTCATCGCAGGTATACCACAAGACCTTAAGTTCAAAGGTGAAGAGACGACCGCTGTCATCGGCGATCATACCACCATCCGAGAGTTCGCCACGGTCAATCGTGGTACCGCCTCGCGTGGCACCACTGTCGTCGGGAGTAACTGCCTCATCATGGCTTACTCACACGTAGCGCATGACTGCATCCTCAAGGATCACATCATCCTAGGCAATGCGACACAGCTCGCTGGAGAGGTCGAGATAGACGACTACGCCATCCTCAGCGGTGCCGTACTGGTACATCAGTTCGTACGCATCTCGCAGCACGTGATGATACAGGGAGGCTCTAAGGTGACCAAGGACATACCACCCTACTGTCTCGTGGGGCGCGATCCGATCGTTTACTGTGGTATCAACATCGTAGGACTACGTCGCCGGGGCTTCACCAACGACCAGATCTTCCTCATCAACGACGTCTACCGCACACTTTATCAGGGTGGACTCAACAACAGCGAGGCACTCGTAGAGATACAGAGTCGCTATCCGCAGTGCTACGAGCGCGACCTCATCTACAACTTCATCAGCGACAGCAAGCGCGGTATAGTCCGCGGATCGATGGATTAG
- a CDS encoding T9SS type A sorting domain-containing protein has product MRKIQLLILILCTLSLGVFGQGITITSGPEVLPDEVNHYAVKGVSDNGRYIYGGWGNPVYVSFVYDTESDKVEVLEAESREGVQIIKVLSDGSVILVYSPQKACEAYIRTPQGKEIALKAPNSDHGLMPSDATEDGKWIIGNSQSLDARSHQPVIGERQADGTYLFTALPEPEEDLMGCKPQYNKVEAISPDAQILVGRQNGRSGFEMQYIKWTRQADGSYTYTLPMEKLFINSDKPKPGMPPIYDEYVTAEPGTPERTEQEDRYNKAFEEWLKKCDERTGQYTATVMQVTHFSRPQMKFCTALYENSSEGGSMPQLRPFVWDVTTDSYQILKPESDFALCAFDVLYDGSVVCLSNPGMLFWRAHAVDPKSNKSIPLLQWIKEHSGRDLSDFYANQVDPMMNSVCIGIPRISGDGKTIVFYTMNGNSDLEIEFFNTIIRLLGSAYTANEAPLAYETNAIEAYIDGRNLIISKGALDMPLTIYLYDVSGEVVWSTTTQERQISLPVSLPDGKYIARIITPSGASKVLPGIVR; this is encoded by the coding sequence ATGCGAAAAATTCAACTACTGATTCTTATCCTGTGTACCTTGTCACTAGGAGTGTTTGGACAGGGAATTACGATCACGTCAGGGCCTGAAGTCCTTCCTGATGAAGTCAATCACTACGCAGTCAAAGGCGTCAGTGACAATGGTCGCTACATATACGGAGGCTGGGGTAACCCTGTCTATGTCAGCTTCGTATATGATACGGAGAGTGACAAAGTGGAGGTTCTCGAGGCCGAAAGCCGGGAGGGCGTACAGATAATCAAGGTTCTCTCCGATGGGTCTGTCATCTTGGTCTACTCACCACAGAAGGCTTGCGAAGCCTATATACGTACACCGCAAGGTAAGGAGATCGCCCTTAAAGCACCCAACTCCGACCATGGTCTCATGCCATCAGATGCTACGGAAGATGGTAAGTGGATCATCGGAAATAGTCAATCTCTAGATGCGCGCAGCCATCAGCCAGTCATAGGTGAGCGTCAGGCAGATGGCACCTATCTCTTTACCGCTCTACCAGAGCCAGAAGAGGATCTGATGGGTTGTAAGCCTCAGTACAACAAAGTGGAGGCTATCTCTCCAGATGCGCAGATACTAGTGGGTCGCCAGAATGGTCGCTCGGGCTTTGAGATGCAGTACATCAAGTGGACTCGACAGGCTGATGGTAGCTACACTTATACTTTGCCTATGGAGAAGCTCTTTATCAATTCGGACAAACCCAAGCCTGGTATGCCACCTATCTACGATGAGTATGTGACCGCAGAGCCTGGCACGCCTGAGCGCACTGAGCAAGAGGATCGCTACAATAAAGCCTTCGAAGAGTGGTTGAAGAAGTGCGATGAGCGTACGGGGCAGTACACAGCTACGGTCATGCAGGTGACCCACTTCTCTCGTCCTCAGATGAAGTTCTGCACGGCACTATATGAGAATAGTAGTGAGGGCGGTAGTATGCCCCAGCTAAGGCCTTTCGTCTGGGATGTGACGACAGATAGCTATCAGATCTTAAAGCCAGAGAGTGACTTTGCGCTTTGCGCCTTTGATGTATTGTATGATGGGAGTGTCGTCTGCCTCTCCAATCCTGGGATGCTCTTCTGGAGAGCTCATGCAGTAGATCCGAAGAGCAATAAGAGCATACCGCTCCTGCAGTGGATTAAAGAGCATTCGGGCAGAGATCTATCGGACTTCTATGCTAACCAAGTCGATCCGATGATGAACTCTGTATGTATCGGCATTCCGCGCATCAGTGGTGATGGTAAGACGATCGTCTTCTATACGATGAATGGTAATAGCGACCTGGAGATCGAGTTCTTCAATACGATAATTCGCTTACTAGGCAGTGCTTATACAGCCAATGAGGCTCCTCTAGCCTATGAGACTAATGCAATCGAAGCTTATATAGATGGGCGCAATCTCATCATCTCTAAGGGTGCGCTGGACATGCCCCTGACTATCTATCTATACGATGTGTCGGGAGAAGTAGTCTGGAGTACTACGACACAGGAGAGGCAGATCTCTCTACCCGTGTCTCTACCAGATGGTAAGTACATAGCACGCATCATCACTCCGAGTGGTGCCAGCAAGGTACTACCAGGTATCGTACGATAG
- a CDS encoding MFS transporter: protein MVIMMTVIGFITSINQQFQLPIKSAYLHSAGGWTNSFATLLIFAFFLSYLVLGPTSARFVERHGYKMTIVRGLVMLAGGILLFILSALLFMHTSLWITLSETVQLPVSYLIFLLGSFVCGAGITFMQSSVNPYLIACTVPGTSAVQRQNIGGVGNSTMTMLAPLFVSMVIFGGVDDLEALQIQEVILPMIILMGVVLILSYIVKRLHVPHIEGTTSGEDAEVSFKTVWRIRRVRLGCIALFCYVGVEVCIGANIILYGQNDLSLSYSTVALYATLYWGAMLVGRFVGSFLNRVSDRKLLWSTTLLSAILILIAVVTNQPYWLIAVGLCHSVMWGAIYSLALKELGSLATRASGVLLMGLIGGALLPFVQSLLADLLGGYHYTWLLVVAGELYMLYYALAGSRFKEQQA from the coding sequence ATGGTGATCATGATGACCGTCATCGGCTTCATCACGAGTATCAACCAGCAGTTTCAACTTCCTATCAAAAGTGCCTATCTGCACTCCGCAGGTGGCTGGACCAATAGCTTTGCGACGCTACTCATCTTCGCCTTTTTCCTCTCATACCTAGTGCTAGGACCTACCTCAGCACGCTTTGTGGAGCGACATGGCTACAAGATGACCATCGTCAGGGGCTTGGTCATGCTGGCGGGAGGTATCCTACTCTTCATCCTCTCGGCACTGCTCTTCATGCACACCTCGCTATGGATCACGCTCTCTGAGACGGTGCAGCTGCCTGTGAGCTATCTGATATTCCTCCTCGGCTCCTTCGTATGTGGAGCGGGTATCACCTTCATGCAGTCGTCGGTCAATCCTTATCTCATCGCCTGCACGGTCCCTGGCACCTCCGCTGTACAGCGGCAAAACATCGGTGGCGTGGGCAACTCGACGATGACTATGCTGGCACCACTCTTCGTCTCGATGGTTATCTTCGGTGGGGTGGACGATCTAGAGGCTCTGCAGATCCAAGAGGTGATCCTGCCTATGATCATCCTAATGGGTGTCGTGCTGATACTATCCTACATTGTCAAGCGACTCCACGTGCCACACATCGAGGGGACGACGAGTGGCGAGGATGCTGAGGTAAGCTTCAAGACTGTGTGGCGCATACGCCGTGTGCGACTCGGCTGTATAGCACTCTTCTGCTATGTGGGTGTCGAGGTCTGCATCGGTGCTAACATCATCCTATATGGGCAAAACGACCTCTCACTGAGCTATAGTACTGTGGCTCTCTACGCTACTCTCTACTGGGGAGCTATGCTAGTAGGTCGCTTCGTAGGTAGCTTCCTAAACCGTGTCTCTGACCGCAAGCTACTATGGAGTACCACGCTACTCTCCGCTATCCTCATCCTGATCGCTGTCGTGACCAATCAACCTTACTGGCTCATAGCCGTAGGACTATGTCACTCGGTCATGTGGGGTGCCATATATTCGCTAGCACTCAAGGAGCTAGGGAGCCTAGCCACGAGAGCCTCTGGCGTACTGCTGATGGGACTCATCGGAGGGGCACTCTTACCATTCGTACAGAGCTTGCTAGCGGACCTCCTCGGAGGGTATCACTACACATGGCTACTCGTCGTAGCAGGCGAGCTGTACATGCTTTACTACGCTTTGGCTGGCTCCCGCTTTAAGGAGCAGCAGGCGTAA
- a CDS encoding cob(I)yrinic acid a,c-diamide adenosyltransferase → MKKSPVYTRRGDDGTTGLVGGTRISKGHIRLECYGTIDELNSHIGVLLAEDLTDETHDFLLRLQHILFNVAGSLATPPDQEEYLAAMRIDPTDIEKLEHKIDELDATLPRLKEFVLPSGGRSAALCHVCRTVCRRAERNIYRLREESRVDDLIVRFVNRLSDYFFVLARTEAVRTYGSEVTWNRGYSTL, encoded by the coding sequence ATGAAGAAAAGCCCCGTATATACTCGCCGTGGTGATGACGGCACCACAGGACTCGTAGGCGGTACTCGTATCTCCAAGGGACACATACGCCTCGAGTGCTACGGAACTATCGATGAGCTCAACAGCCATATCGGCGTCCTTCTCGCTGAGGACCTCACAGATGAGACGCACGACTTCCTACTGCGTCTACAGCATATCCTCTTTAACGTGGCAGGTAGCCTAGCTACACCGCCCGATCAGGAGGAGTACCTCGCAGCTATGCGGATCGATCCGACGGACATTGAGAAGCTGGAGCACAAGATCGACGAGCTGGACGCTACGCTCCCACGTCTCAAGGAGTTCGTCCTCCCCTCTGGTGGACGCTCCGCAGCACTTTGTCACGTCTGTCGCACCGTATGCCGTCGTGCCGAGCGCAACATCTACCGCCTTCGTGAGGAGAGCCGTGTAGATGACCTGATCGTTCGCTTTGTCAATCGTCTGAGCGACTACTTCTTCGTCCTCGCCCGCACAGAGGCGGTACGAACGTACGGATCGGAGGTCACCTGGAATCGAGGGTACAGCACCCTGTAA
- a CDS encoding bifunctional UDP-3-O-[3-hydroxymyristoyl] N-acetylglucosamine deacetylase/3-hydroxyacyl-ACP dehydratase produces the protein MNQYTLATTLTFQGVGLHTGAKRTLTLSPAEPHSGYQICRSDLEGHPVIPAYADYVTTTQRATRIERGTVQVSTLEHCLSALYALGVDNCLITVDGDEAPILDGSAQPYVQAIQEAGLKEQSATREVFVVRKPIEVKDEETGASILLLPSDQLGVEAHISFASPLLSNQYASLRDLSRYGEEVAEARSFVFVREILPLLSQGLIKGGDLANAMVINDEPLSESDAKALAEALHRPIAEVNQLGVINPKEGIPNEPARHKIIDILGDLALAGIFVQGHIIATKPGHKINNKLARAIRKEIKGMETQPPVYDPNATPVLDLNQIKGLLPHRYPFLLVDKVIHLDKDHIVGVKNVSFNETFFLGHFPTEPVMPGVLIVEAMAQTAGLLVLSGIEDPERYSTYFLTINNVKFRNKVVPGDTLLFKVMLTSEVRRGLASVRGLTFVGNQLVCEADFMAQIVKNKE, from the coding sequence ATGAATCAGTACACACTCGCTACGACACTCACCTTCCAAGGTGTAGGACTTCACACAGGAGCCAAACGCACCTTGACCCTTTCCCCTGCGGAGCCCCATAGTGGTTACCAGATCTGTCGCTCCGACCTCGAGGGGCACCCCGTGATCCCCGCTTATGCGGACTATGTCACGACGACGCAGCGTGCTACTCGTATAGAGCGTGGCACTGTGCAGGTCTCTACGCTCGAGCATTGCCTCAGTGCACTCTATGCGCTCGGTGTGGACAACTGTCTCATCACGGTCGATGGTGACGAAGCGCCTATACTAGACGGCTCTGCACAGCCTTATGTGCAGGCGATTCAAGAGGCGGGACTCAAGGAGCAGTCTGCTACTCGTGAGGTCTTTGTGGTACGTAAGCCTATCGAGGTGAAAGATGAGGAGACAGGAGCCTCCATTCTCCTTCTCCCATCAGATCAGCTTGGCGTCGAGGCGCACATAAGCTTTGCCTCCCCACTACTGAGCAACCAATACGCTTCGCTGCGTGACCTCAGTCGCTATGGCGAGGAGGTCGCCGAGGCACGCTCCTTCGTTTTCGTACGAGAGATACTGCCTCTCCTCAGTCAGGGCTTGATCAAGGGTGGAGACCTAGCCAATGCGATGGTGATCAACGATGAGCCACTCTCAGAGAGCGATGCCAAGGCACTGGCAGAGGCTCTGCATCGTCCTATAGCAGAAGTGAATCAGCTAGGCGTGATCAACCCCAAGGAGGGCATCCCGAACGAGCCCGCACGTCACAAGATCATCGACATACTAGGCGACCTAGCCCTGGCTGGCATCTTCGTGCAGGGGCATATCATAGCAACCAAGCCTGGCCATAAGATCAATAACAAGCTAGCACGGGCGATCCGCAAGGAGATCAAAGGGATGGAGACACAGCCGCCCGTCTATGATCCCAATGCGACACCTGTACTCGATCTGAACCAGATCAAAGGTCTCCTACCACACCGCTATCCTTTCCTCCTTGTGGACAAGGTGATCCACCTAGACAAGGACCATATCGTGGGGGTTAAGAATGTGAGCTTCAACGAGACCTTCTTCCTCGGTCACTTCCCCACAGAGCCAGTTATGCCAGGCGTACTCATCGTTGAGGCGATGGCGCAGACCGCTGGGTTACTCGTACTCAGCGGTATCGAAGACCCTGAGCGCTACTCAACCTACTTCCTGACGATCAACAATGTAAAGTTCAGAAACAAGGTCGTGCCAGGCGACACCCTCCTCTTTAAGGTGATGCTCACCAGTGAGGTGCGTCGTGGCTTAGCCAGCGTCAGAGGACTGACCTTCGTGGGCAACCAGCTCGTTTGTGAGGCCGACTTCATGGCTCAGATAGTAAAGAATAAGGAGTAA
- a CDS encoding MliC family protein: MKKFMLIVAAGLALVACNTEKKDATTTVDSTAIVAEAPVVAEPEVFNYATADGKQHFELTVTGENRETATLKDIEGNVVYELKNAVSADGAKWESEEGVYFWTKGDAFYFGKGDKQICEGALVVEAPAAEAPVAE, encoded by the coding sequence ATGAAAAAGTTTATGCTAATCGTAGCTGCTGGTCTAGCACTAGTAGCTTGTAACACGGAGAAGAAGGACGCAACTACTACTGTAGACTCTACCGCTATTGTCGCAGAGGCTCCTGTAGTTGCTGAGCCCGAGGTCTTCAACTACGCTACGGCTGACGGCAAGCAGCACTTTGAGCTGACTGTCACTGGCGAGAATCGTGAGACAGCAACGCTCAAGGATATCGAGGGCAATGTCGTCTACGAGCTGAAGAACGCTGTCAGTGCTGATGGCGCTAAGTGGGAAAGCGAGGAGGGTGTCTACTTCTGGACGAAGGGCGATGCCTTCTACTTCGGCAAGGGCGACAAGCAGATTTGCGAGGGTGCTCTAGTCGTAGAGGCTCCCGCTGCTGAGGCTCCCGTAGCTGAGTAA
- a CDS encoding NAD(P)H-hydrate dehydratase, translating into MKKILVGRQWGTTDSYILERDHLSIHDLVERVAQRFVAELRSISGLPQGIIYVFAGPGNNGADGLAIARRLLQEGHRVHCYLFCKQEDELSEACAWQQTKLMEFHPDALTIVADEFQPPLLTAQTLVIDALFGTGLSRPLEGGFAVLVEQLINASPATVIAVDVPSGLYDKDNSENNLQAIIKADYTLTCESPKIALLLSDNECYTGTLRILSLSLNMDDDPAIQADYYLYTPQDAHRALKPLSHFAHKGTQGHALLIAGSEAMAGAAMLASMGAMRSGLGKLTMHLPSSLAQLANTLLPEAIVERDKEETIVGNLPKDLHNYQAIAMGPGIGTAPLTLHLLEHLLQNIQPETPLLLDADALNLLALHPELLSVLPKETILTPHPGELDRITGSSLDDHHRLTKAQELAMEQEIIVVLKGANTATCLPTGEVIFNSSGSPALATAGSGDVLTGIILSLLAQGYTPAEAAPLGVYIHGLTANHYGERHSPRGMIARDIAEMLPAVLKIVEQ; encoded by the coding sequence ATGAAAAAGATACTCGTCGGACGCCAATGGGGTACCACGGATAGTTATATCCTCGAGCGTGATCATCTCTCCATCCACGACCTCGTGGAGCGTGTCGCTCAGCGCTTTGTCGCAGAGCTGAGGAGTATCTCAGGGCTGCCACAAGGCATCATCTACGTCTTCGCAGGCCCTGGCAATAACGGAGCGGACGGACTAGCCATCGCGCGACGCCTCCTGCAGGAGGGACACCGAGTGCACTGCTACCTCTTTTGCAAACAAGAGGACGAGCTCTCGGAGGCTTGTGCTTGGCAGCAGACGAAGCTAATGGAGTTTCACCCAGACGCCCTGACCATTGTTGCTGATGAGTTTCAGCCTCCACTCTTGACCGCTCAGACGCTCGTCATCGATGCGCTCTTTGGCACAGGTCTCTCGCGTCCTCTCGAGGGTGGCTTTGCGGTGCTGGTAGAGCAACTTATCAACGCTTCGCCAGCCACAGTCATCGCCGTAGATGTCCCCTCAGGGCTCTACGACAAGGACAATAGCGAGAACAACCTCCAGGCGATCATCAAGGCGGACTACACCCTCACCTGCGAAAGCCCCAAGATAGCTCTACTCCTATCAGACAATGAGTGCTACACGGGCACGCTACGCATCCTCTCGCTCAGTCTCAACATGGATGACGACCCCGCCATCCAAGCCGACTACTATCTCTACACCCCGCAGGATGCCCATAGAGCCTTGAAGCCTCTCTCGCACTTTGCACACAAAGGCACGCAGGGACACGCCCTCCTCATCGCAGGCTCCGAAGCGATGGCAGGCGCAGCTATGCTGGCTAGTATGGGCGCCATGCGCTCGGGACTAGGCAAGCTCACGATGCATCTACCTAGCTCACTGGCGCAGCTAGCGAACACACTCCTCCCCGAGGCAATCGTGGAGAGGGACAAGGAGGAGACCATCGTTGGTAACCTGCCTAAGGATCTGCACAACTACCAGGCTATAGCCATGGGGCCAGGCATTGGCACAGCCCCGCTCACACTGCATCTCTTGGAGCATCTACTGCAAAACATACAGCCCGAGACTCCCCTACTACTCGATGCCGATGCGCTGAACCTCCTAGCACTCCACCCCGAGCTGCTGAGCGTCTTGCCCAAGGAAACCATACTCACACCACATCCTGGCGAACTAGACCGCATCACAGGGAGTTCTCTCGATGATCATCACCGCCTGACCAAAGCGCAGGAGCTAGCCATGGAGCAAGAGATCATCGTCGTACTCAAGGGGGCTAATACCGCTACCTGCCTCCCCACTGGCGAGGTTATCTTCAACAGCTCAGGCTCACCAGCCCTTGCCACCGCCGGCAGTGGAGACGTACTCACTGGCATCATCCTCTCGCTCCTAGCGCAGGGCTACACACCCGCTGAGGCAGCTCCGCTAGGCGTTTACATCCATGGGCTGACGGCCAATCATTATGGCGAGCGACACTCGCCACGCGGTATGATAGCTCGCGACATAGCAGAGATGCTCCCCGCTGTCCTCAAGATTGTCGAGCAGTAA